The segment CGCGGGGCTCCCGCTCGGACGATGGGCGGGCGGCTACTACGAACAGGCCTCGTGGCCGGTGGCGCGTGACTCCGGTCTCGAGAACCAGAAGCGCGAAGCCGCCGGCGTGTGGCTCGACCCGGTCGCGATCTGGCGGTCGGCGCGGGGATCAGCCGCGCACTAGCACGGGCGCCGGCTCCCGTCCGACTCCATCGAGTCGGAGTCCTCCACGCACGCGCGGAATCACCTGCCCGGCGAAGCGCTCCATTTCCTCCAGCTGCGGGCTCATCTGCAGCAGCACCAGGTCGACGCCGGCGCGCTCGAACTCGAGCAGGCGTCCGGCGATCTGGTCGGGCGTACCCACCAGTCCCGCGCGAAGGCCCCGATTGGAGACCGAGTAGTCCTCGATCTCGAGCTTGCGCTCCAACTGGGTGCCGGCCACCCACTGGCCGAAGTTGGCGAATCCCGGCGCCCCGGGCCGCAACGTGGTGATGCGCCGGCGCTCGGCTTCGGCTTCTTCTTCGGTGTCGCGGCAGATGGCGTAAGCCGCGATCCCGAAGCGGAGCGGCGGCAGCCCTGCCCGCTCGCGCCGCGCGCCAAGGTCGGCGATCTTCGTGGCGATCCGCTCGGGCGGATCGCCGTGCATGAGATAAGCGTCGCACGAGCGCGCGATCAGCGACTTCGCGGCCTCGGACTCGCCTCCCGCGTAGAGCGTTGGGGGGGCGAGCGGCTTGGGCTCGAGAATCGTGCCGCGCACCTTGTAGTAGCGCCCCGAGTAGCTGAAGCGCGCCTCGCTCCACAGGCCGGTCACCACCGCGATCCACTCGGCGGTGCGCGCGTAGCGCTGATCGTGCTCGTCGAACTCGGCGCCGTACTGCTCGGCCTCGTCGCGCCACCACGAGGACACCACGTTGAGCGAAATGCGCCCGCCGCTCAGGTGGTCGAGGCTCGCCACCTGCTTGGCGAGAGGCCCCGGTGGATGAAACGTCGGACGCACCGCCACCATGATCTCGAGCCGCTCGGTGACCGCGGCCAGCGCCGCCGCCGTGGACCACGCGTCGAGCGACGGCGCGTCGACGCCCTTGATGTCATTGAGGCTCAGCTCGGCGATCAGCGTCAGGTCGTAGCCGATCTGTTCGCTGCGCTGCGCCAGGCGGCGCACGTAGTCCCAGCTCGCCGGCATGCCCTCGTCGGGCACGTTGCGCAGCCAGCCGCCGAACACCGGAAGCCAGTAGCCGAAGCGCAGGCTCATGCCGTGGCCTCCGCTTCGAGGTAGTCGGCAAGACGCGCGTGCGCGTCGAACCCCAACACGCGCGGCGAATCGGCGACGAAGTTGCTGAGCGCGTTGATGTCGTAGTAGTAGCGCTGGCCGTCGCGGGCGTCGATCAGGTATTCGACGCCGCCCACGTCGATGCGGGCCTCGCCCATGATGCTCTCG is part of the Candidatus Sulfotelmatobacter sp. genome and harbors:
- a CDS encoding LLM class flavin-dependent oxidoreductase, with product MSLRFGYWLPVFGGWLRNVPDEGMPASWDYVRRLAQRSEQIGYDLTLIAELSLNDIKGVDAPSLDAWSTAAALAAVTERLEIMVAVRPTFHPPGPLAKQVASLDHLSGGRISLNVVSSWWRDEAEQYGAEFDEHDQRYARTAEWIAVVTGLWSEARFSYSGRYYKVRGTILEPKPLAPPTLYAGGESEAAKSLIARSCDAYLMHGDPPERIATKIADLGARRERAGLPPLRFGIAAYAICRDTEEEAEAERRRITTLRPGAPGFANFGQWVAGTQLERKLEIEDYSVSNRGLRAGLVGTPDQIAGRLLEFERAGVDLVLLQMSPQLEEMERFAGQVIPRVRGGLRLDGVGREPAPVLVRG